The Primulina eburnea isolate SZY01 unplaced genomic scaffold, ASM2296580v1 ctg686, whole genome shotgun sequence genome has a window encoding:
- the LOC140821657 gene encoding uncharacterized protein: METDGQPMKKTLKTTASFPTPQGFGKRIHSPSPVHEHHDSEEVELEVPLDHGTSFIAHPSGPEALNFVRHLVSSENLTIVKAATDLQAIEAMSLNFMQALVWGGEVTGRICGAMERASSSQKSMNDVLSQHEELMKRMEDLHMKHEAEKVAFLAELKFARAHAQVLEDKAAWAEQKALNFEEQLRKKDHEAEAMWLQKKEEFIHSSEFYSLCSDKETSYFEHGINGGIAQIRANGYSEAEHHFSFLDVFKALEDMPEKKGRATETEDLDIWEEVSGLAE, translated from the exons ATGGAGACTGATGGGCAGCCAATGAAGAAGACTCTCAAGACCACTGCTTCGTTCCCGACCCCCCAAGGCTTTGGGAAGAGGATACACAGTCCTTCCCCCGTTCATGAGCACCATGATTCCGAAGAAGTTGAGCTGGAAGTACCCCTCGACCATGGGACCTCCTTCATAGCCCATCCCTCCGGACCGGAAGCCTTAAATTTTGTTCGTCACTTGGTGTCCTCTGAGAATCTTACCATCGTGAAGGCTGCCACCGACCTTCAAGCCATAGAGGCTATGTCCCTTAACTTTATGCAG GCTCTGGTTTGGGGAGGCGAAGTCACTGGTCGGATATGTGGAGCTATGGAGAGGGCTAGCTCCTCCCAAAAATCAATGAATGACGTCCTCAGTCAACATGAGGAACTTATGAAGCGGATGGAGGATCTCCACATGaaacatgaggcagagaagGTGGCTTTCCTAGCCGAACTCAAATTTGCCCGAGCTCATGCACAAGTCCTTGAGGACAAAGCCGCTTGGGCTGAGCAGAAGGCACTTAACTTCGAGGAACAACTTCGAAAAAAAGACCATGAAGCCGAGGCCATGTGGCTTCAGAAGAAGGAAGAGTTCATCCACTCTTCGGAATTTTATTCGCTGTGCTCGGACAAAGAAACTTCTTACTTCGAGCATGGGATTAATGGAGGTATTGCTCAAATACGGGCCAACGGGTATTCCGAAGCCGAACACCATTTTTCCTTCCTTGATGTGTTTAAGGCCTTGGAAGACATGCCCGAGAAGAAGGGAAGGGCAACAGAGACTGAAGACCTAGACATCTGGGAGGAAGTGAGTGGGCTCGCCGAATGA